The Apium graveolens cultivar Ventura chromosome 11, ASM990537v1, whole genome shotgun sequence genome has a window encoding:
- the LOC141698317 gene encoding UDP-galactose/UDP-glucose transporter 5B-like isoform X1, which produces MALPPSTPAGKDRIFLKGAFAVTGIMSTLVIYGLLQEKIMRVPYGPNKEYFIHSLFLVFCNRIMTSAVSAGTLLASKKTLDPVAPVYKYCVVSVSNILTTTCQYEALKYVSFPVQTLAKCAKMIPVMVWSTVIMQKKYKGQEYLFALLVTLGCALFILYPAAGDISPDRSGRESTVWGVSLMAGYLGLDGFTSTFQDKLFKGYDMEIHNQIFYTTLCSCILSFIGLILQNHLIMAVDFVYRHNDCFLDIAFLSTVATASQFFISYTIRTFGALTFATIMTTRQLVSILLSCLWFGHPLSWEQFIGAVIVFATLYARAFLKDKPRTPLPLKDEESAESVPLKETNDHEELVFCTEISINANSYHLLLFHNRRKHGIGSIGYR; this is translated from the exons ATGGCACTACCACCGTCAACTCCCGCCGGTAAAGATCGGATTTTCTTAAAAGGGGCTTTCGCCGTCACCGGAATCATGTCCACTCTTGTCATTTATGGCCTTTTACag GAGAAGATCATGAGAGTTCCATATGGACCCAACAAAGAATATTTCATACACTCATTATTTCTTGTATTCTGCAATCGCATTATGACATCCGCAGTATCTGCAGGCACTTTATTA GCGAGTAAAAAGACCCTGGACCCTGTTGCACCAGTATATAAGTATTGTGTTGTATCAGTATCCAACATATTAACAACAACATGTCAGTATGAG GCTCTCAAATATGTCAGCTTTCCTGTCCAGACATTGGCTAAGTGTGCTAAAATGATACCCGTAATG GTTTGGAGCACTGTCATTATGCAAAAGAAATACAAGGGACAAGAATATTTGTTCGCGTTGCTAGTTACCCTTGGGTGTGCATTATTCATTCTATATCCG GCAGCTGGTGATATAAGCCCTGACAGAAGCGGAAGAGAAAGCACAGTTTGGGGCGTTTCCTTGATGGCCGGTTATCTTGG GCTTGACGGGTTTACTAGCACGTTTCAAGATAAACTATTCAAGGGCTATGATATGGAAATACACAATCAGATATTCTATACAACACTATGTTCTTGCATACTCAGCTTCATCG GTCTTATTTTACAGAACCATCTTATAATGGCAGTTGATTTTGTTTACCGTCATAATGACTGTTTCTTGGACATTGCATTTTTATCAACT GTAGCAACAGCTAGTCAATTCTTCATATCTTATACAATCCGCACATTCGGCGCACTTACATTTGCTACCATAATGACCACAAGACAG TTGGTCAGCATTTTGCTTTCATGTTTGTGGTTTGGTCATCCATTAAGCTGGGAGCAGTTTATCGGTGCT GTTATTGTCTTTGCTACCCTTTATGCAAGAGCGTTTCTGAAAGATAAGCCTAGAACACCTTTACCCTTAAAAGACGAGGAAAGTGCGGAGTCTGTTCCTTTAAAG GAGACGAATGATCATGAAGAATTGGTTTTCTGCACCGAAATCTCCATCAATGCCAACTCGTACCACCTTTTGCTCTTCCATAATCGACGAAAACATGGAATTGGCAGCATTGGTTATCGCTAA
- the LOC141698317 gene encoding UDP-galactose/UDP-glucose transporter 5B-like isoform X2, which yields MALPPSTPAGKDRIFLKGAFAVTGIMSTLVIYGLLQEKIMRVPYGPNKEYFIHSLFLVFCNRIMTSAVSAGTLLASKKTLDPVAPVYKYCVVSVSNILTTTCQYEALKYVSFPVQTLAKCAKMIPVMVWSTVIMQKKYKGQEYLFALLVTLGCALFILYPAAGDISPDRSGRESTVWGVSLMAGYLGLDGFTSTFQDKLFKGYDMEIHNQIFYTTLCSCILSFIGLILQNHLIMAVDFVYRHNDCFLDIAFLSTVATASQFFISYTIRTFGALTFATIMTTRQLVSILLSCLWFGHPLSWEQFIGAVIVFATLYARAFLKDKPRTPLPLKDEESAESVPLKVRNS from the exons ATGGCACTACCACCGTCAACTCCCGCCGGTAAAGATCGGATTTTCTTAAAAGGGGCTTTCGCCGTCACCGGAATCATGTCCACTCTTGTCATTTATGGCCTTTTACag GAGAAGATCATGAGAGTTCCATATGGACCCAACAAAGAATATTTCATACACTCATTATTTCTTGTATTCTGCAATCGCATTATGACATCCGCAGTATCTGCAGGCACTTTATTA GCGAGTAAAAAGACCCTGGACCCTGTTGCACCAGTATATAAGTATTGTGTTGTATCAGTATCCAACATATTAACAACAACATGTCAGTATGAG GCTCTCAAATATGTCAGCTTTCCTGTCCAGACATTGGCTAAGTGTGCTAAAATGATACCCGTAATG GTTTGGAGCACTGTCATTATGCAAAAGAAATACAAGGGACAAGAATATTTGTTCGCGTTGCTAGTTACCCTTGGGTGTGCATTATTCATTCTATATCCG GCAGCTGGTGATATAAGCCCTGACAGAAGCGGAAGAGAAAGCACAGTTTGGGGCGTTTCCTTGATGGCCGGTTATCTTGG GCTTGACGGGTTTACTAGCACGTTTCAAGATAAACTATTCAAGGGCTATGATATGGAAATACACAATCAGATATTCTATACAACACTATGTTCTTGCATACTCAGCTTCATCG GTCTTATTTTACAGAACCATCTTATAATGGCAGTTGATTTTGTTTACCGTCATAATGACTGTTTCTTGGACATTGCATTTTTATCAACT GTAGCAACAGCTAGTCAATTCTTCATATCTTATACAATCCGCACATTCGGCGCACTTACATTTGCTACCATAATGACCACAAGACAG TTGGTCAGCATTTTGCTTTCATGTTTGTGGTTTGGTCATCCATTAAGCTGGGAGCAGTTTATCGGTGCT GTTATTGTCTTTGCTACCCTTTATGCAAGAGCGTTTCTGAAAGATAAGCCTAGAACACCTTTACCCTTAAAAGACGAGGAAAGTGCGGAGTCTGTTCCTTTAAAG GTCAGAAATTCTTAA
- the LOC141698317 gene encoding UDP-galactose/UDP-glucose transporter 5B-like isoform X4, whose product MALPPSTPAGKDRIFLKGAFAVTGIMSTLVIYGLLQEKIMRVPYGPNKEYFIHSLFLVFCNRIMTSAVSAGTLLASKKTLDPVAPVYKYCVVSVSNILTTTCQYEALKYVSFPVQTLAKCAKMIPVMVWSTVIMQKKYKGQEYLFALLVTLGCALFILYPAAGDISPDRSGRESTVWGVSLMAGYLGLDGFTSTFQDKLFKGYDMEIHNQIFYTTLCSCILSFIGLILQNHLIMAVDFVYRHNDCFLDIAFLSTVATASQFFISYTIRTFGALTFATIMTTRQLVSILLSCLWFGHPLSWEQFIGAVIVFATLYARAFLKDKPRTPLPLKDEESAESVPLK is encoded by the exons ATGGCACTACCACCGTCAACTCCCGCCGGTAAAGATCGGATTTTCTTAAAAGGGGCTTTCGCCGTCACCGGAATCATGTCCACTCTTGTCATTTATGGCCTTTTACag GAGAAGATCATGAGAGTTCCATATGGACCCAACAAAGAATATTTCATACACTCATTATTTCTTGTATTCTGCAATCGCATTATGACATCCGCAGTATCTGCAGGCACTTTATTA GCGAGTAAAAAGACCCTGGACCCTGTTGCACCAGTATATAAGTATTGTGTTGTATCAGTATCCAACATATTAACAACAACATGTCAGTATGAG GCTCTCAAATATGTCAGCTTTCCTGTCCAGACATTGGCTAAGTGTGCTAAAATGATACCCGTAATG GTTTGGAGCACTGTCATTATGCAAAAGAAATACAAGGGACAAGAATATTTGTTCGCGTTGCTAGTTACCCTTGGGTGTGCATTATTCATTCTATATCCG GCAGCTGGTGATATAAGCCCTGACAGAAGCGGAAGAGAAAGCACAGTTTGGGGCGTTTCCTTGATGGCCGGTTATCTTGG GCTTGACGGGTTTACTAGCACGTTTCAAGATAAACTATTCAAGGGCTATGATATGGAAATACACAATCAGATATTCTATACAACACTATGTTCTTGCATACTCAGCTTCATCG GTCTTATTTTACAGAACCATCTTATAATGGCAGTTGATTTTGTTTACCGTCATAATGACTGTTTCTTGGACATTGCATTTTTATCAACT GTAGCAACAGCTAGTCAATTCTTCATATCTTATACAATCCGCACATTCGGCGCACTTACATTTGCTACCATAATGACCACAAGACAG TTGGTCAGCATTTTGCTTTCATGTTTGTGGTTTGGTCATCCATTAAGCTGGGAGCAGTTTATCGGTGCT GTTATTGTCTTTGCTACCCTTTATGCAAGAGCGTTTCTGAAAGATAAGCCTAGAACACCTTTACCCTTAAAAGACGAGGAAAGTGCGGAGTCTGTTCCTTTAAAG TGA
- the LOC141698317 gene encoding UDP-galactose/UDP-glucose transporter 5B-like isoform X3: MALPPSTPAGKDRIFLKGAFAVTGIMSTLVIYGLLQEKIMRVPYGPNKEYFIHSLFLVFCNRIMTSAVSAGTLLASKKTLDPVAPVYKYCVVSVSNILTTTCQYEALKYVSFPVQTLAKCAKMIPVMVWSTVIMQKKYKGQEYLFALLVTLGCALFILYPAAGDISPDRSGRESTVWGVSLMAGYLGLDGFTSTFQDKLFKGYDMEIHNQIFYTTLCSCILSFIGLILQNHLIMAVDFVYRHNDCFLDIAFLSTVATASQFFISYTIRTFGALTFATIMTTRQLVSILLSCLWFGHPLSWEQFIGAVIVFATLYARAFLKDKPRTPLPLKDEESAESVPLKLT, from the exons ATGGCACTACCACCGTCAACTCCCGCCGGTAAAGATCGGATTTTCTTAAAAGGGGCTTTCGCCGTCACCGGAATCATGTCCACTCTTGTCATTTATGGCCTTTTACag GAGAAGATCATGAGAGTTCCATATGGACCCAACAAAGAATATTTCATACACTCATTATTTCTTGTATTCTGCAATCGCATTATGACATCCGCAGTATCTGCAGGCACTTTATTA GCGAGTAAAAAGACCCTGGACCCTGTTGCACCAGTATATAAGTATTGTGTTGTATCAGTATCCAACATATTAACAACAACATGTCAGTATGAG GCTCTCAAATATGTCAGCTTTCCTGTCCAGACATTGGCTAAGTGTGCTAAAATGATACCCGTAATG GTTTGGAGCACTGTCATTATGCAAAAGAAATACAAGGGACAAGAATATTTGTTCGCGTTGCTAGTTACCCTTGGGTGTGCATTATTCATTCTATATCCG GCAGCTGGTGATATAAGCCCTGACAGAAGCGGAAGAGAAAGCACAGTTTGGGGCGTTTCCTTGATGGCCGGTTATCTTGG GCTTGACGGGTTTACTAGCACGTTTCAAGATAAACTATTCAAGGGCTATGATATGGAAATACACAATCAGATATTCTATACAACACTATGTTCTTGCATACTCAGCTTCATCG GTCTTATTTTACAGAACCATCTTATAATGGCAGTTGATTTTGTTTACCGTCATAATGACTGTTTCTTGGACATTGCATTTTTATCAACT GTAGCAACAGCTAGTCAATTCTTCATATCTTATACAATCCGCACATTCGGCGCACTTACATTTGCTACCATAATGACCACAAGACAG TTGGTCAGCATTTTGCTTTCATGTTTGTGGTTTGGTCATCCATTAAGCTGGGAGCAGTTTATCGGTGCT GTTATTGTCTTTGCTACCCTTTATGCAAGAGCGTTTCTGAAAGATAAGCCTAGAACACCTTTACCCTTAAAAGACGAGGAAAGTGCGGAGTCTGTTCCTTTAAAG TTGACGTAA
- the LOC141696061 gene encoding exocyst complex component EXO70H1-like has product MKYFISENHSSNKLIHAQNLMQIAMKRLQKEFYIILSAHRDFLHSASSSLDKDVSESDNQFDAAMVDLKTISDCMISHGHGKECAKIYKVIRKSVVDETLYYLGVESLSSSQIQKFDSQLIKLKIKQWLNAVKVSTKILFHGERILCDHIFAASDTTRESCFAEISASGGLMLFSFPENVAKCKKSPEKIFGLLDLYDAVSNHMEDIVSIFSFNSTSAVLSQAASSLSVLGDAIRVTLSEFELAIQKHTTQKILQGGSVHPLTRYVMNYFVLLADYSNILPEIIVEEHLITESSMPESYFSAIENSSAISLRFAWIILVLLCKLDSISQLYKDVSLSYLFLANNLNYVVSKVQNSNLKALFGDEWLLKHQSKVQRYASNFERMSWSKLIKMLPEKPTDNISPDVAKKCFDLFNSGFEELFRKQYKWRVTDPELRDEIKISIKNRIVPAYKEFYEKNRQFFEREVGIVSNIKYAPEDLENCLSGLLSGTGGGESGSSNTSLAARELRRR; this is encoded by the coding sequence ATGAAGTACTTTATATCGGAGAATCACAGCTCCAACAAACTCATCCACGCTCAAAATCTCATGCAAATTGCAATGAAAAGGCTCCAAAAGGAGTTCTACATTATCTTATCAGCTCATAGAGACTTCCTACATTCCGCATCATCAAGTTTGGATAAAGATGTTTCGGAATCTGACAATCAATTTGATGCAGCAATGGTTGATTTAAAAACAATTTCGGACTGTATGATTTCACATGGTCATGGAAAAGAATGTGCCAAGATTTACAAAGTTATTCGAAAATCTGTAGTCGATGAGACACTATATTACCTAGGAGTTGAGAGTCTGAGTTCCTCCCAAATCCAAAAATTTGATTCGCAGCTGATTAAGCTCAAGATCAAACAATGGCTTAACGCAGTAAAAGTATCGACAAAAATTCTGTTTCACGGAGAAAGAATCCTCTGTGATCACATCTTCGCGGCGTCTGACACAACTAGGGAATCATGTTTTGCAGAAATTTCAGCATCTGGAGGACTTATGCTGTTTTCATTCCCGGAAAATGTAGCAAAATGTAAAAAATCTCCGGAGAAAATCTTCGGACTACTTGATCTCTACGACGCTGTTTCAAATCACATGGAAGACATTGTATCTATCTTCTCTTTCAATTCAACTTCAGCCGTCCTATCGCAAGCAGCCTCGTCGCTATCAGTACTCGGTGATGCTATCCGTGTTACATTATCCGAATTCGAATTGGCAATTCAAAAGCACACTACGCAAAAGATACTTCAAGGTGGCAGTGTACATCCTTTAACTCGTTACGTCATGAACTATTTTGTTCTCCTCGCAGATTATAGTAATATATTACCAGAAATAATCGTCGAGGAACATTTGATCACAGAGTCTTCGATGCCAGAGTCTTATTTCTCTGCCATTGAAAATTCATCTGCGATTTCTTTGCGTTTTGCGTGGATTATACTCGTTTTGTTATGTAAGCTCGACAGCATTTCACAACTTTACAAAGATGTCTCTCTGTCATATCTTTTTTTAGCAAACAACTTAAACTACGTTGTTTCGAAAgttcaaaattcaaatcttaagGCTTTGTTCGGCGATGAATGGCTTCTGAAACATCAAAGTAAAGTACAGCGATATGCATCAAATTTTGAGAGGATGAGTTGGAGTAAATTGATCAAAATGTTGCCCGAAAAACCAACCGATAATATTTCACCTGATGTGGCGAAGAAATGTTTTGATTTGTTTAACTCGGGTTTCGAAGAATTGTTTCGGAAGCAATATAAGTGGAGGGTGACGGATCCAGAACTTCGGGACGAGATTAAAATATCGATTAAAAACCGAATTGTTCCTGCGTACAAGGAATTTTATGAGAAGAATAGGCAGTTTTTCGAAAGAGAAGTCGGCATTGTGTCAAATATTAAATATGCCCCGGAAGATTTGGAAAATTGTTTGTCTGGTTTGCTTTCCGGGACCGGAGGAGGGGAGAGTGGATCCTCAAATACTTCTTTGGCGGCAAGGGAACTACGACGTCGTTGA